In a single window of the Halobacteriovorax sp. DA5 genome:
- a CDS encoding AMP-binding protein, giving the protein MNKIGFISKLIANTSGPFIYQDGKCVLSYEDLKSQIQELDEASKADGKNLSYKVLSWRPDNNISFLIEYFRLIEHGITPILVDARRLEASSKDYDLDSLINAKLEGILNEKSCASVIYTSGSTGRPKGVRLSLESLLNSAQATVEHYHIAPNDNWALSLPLFHIGGIMIAWRSLIAASSLTIVNVAQLENDLILNTQITICSLVQLQLARLIDDPQMISRMSQMKGVVLGGSKVATALINKATQEGIYLSNSFGASESCAQFLATPFTRDIKLLSTCGKPMDGKISIIDAKCVLEGKSIALGYLHGQDFDQKYYTNDLIEVDQDGNYTIKGRSDFVFQKAAENINPEIIEEKLSKFFKNIYVSPLKNERYENLIAITYCDDISLKDAQETIERELISFERPHLLFKAMDLKDVQVAVKINREKIKELTNKLFLKFDEEIAISVQGNPNGDLIFISHGFMGNALELEEATNGLAKDYLLIYLDLPGHGKNYKLNSLKTFKQQLISSLKKIDRDKNVHFITYSMSGRIFNEILRDNELADLTNIKNFINESGAPGFLGNEEERQKRLAHDSGLFDGKNEKTFFRNWYDQGVFKGMNDCLGIDEMLTRKEKEYVKYAQAWSKVSPQLSVAMQRDLRDLNELPQGITYHYLCGALDTKYKAYSNAYTQSDHVKFHSYIIDDASHNIHFMNKETYSNLLKKIFKS; this is encoded by the coding sequence TATCCTGGCGTCCAGACAATAATATTTCCTTCCTCATTGAATACTTTCGCTTAATCGAGCATGGAATAACTCCAATCCTAGTTGATGCAAGAAGATTAGAAGCTTCATCCAAAGACTATGATCTCGATAGTTTAATAAATGCAAAGCTTGAGGGAATTCTTAACGAGAAATCATGCGCAAGTGTCATTTACACCTCTGGCTCCACGGGCCGTCCAAAAGGTGTAAGACTAAGTCTTGAGTCACTTTTAAATAGTGCACAAGCAACCGTAGAACATTATCATATAGCCCCTAATGACAACTGGGCCTTATCACTTCCACTTTTTCACATCGGTGGAATCATGATTGCTTGGCGCAGCCTTATTGCGGCCAGCTCACTTACTATTGTTAACGTCGCACAATTAGAAAATGATTTAATACTCAATACACAAATTACAATCTGCTCTCTGGTTCAACTTCAACTAGCAAGATTAATCGATGATCCTCAAATGATTTCGAGAATGAGTCAAATGAAGGGTGTCGTTCTTGGTGGATCAAAAGTGGCAACAGCATTGATAAATAAAGCAACACAAGAAGGGATTTATTTATCAAACTCATTTGGGGCAAGTGAGTCTTGTGCGCAGTTTCTGGCAACCCCCTTTACAAGAGACATAAAACTTCTAAGCACATGTGGCAAACCCATGGATGGCAAAATTAGCATTATCGATGCTAAATGTGTTCTAGAGGGAAAGAGCATCGCTCTTGGCTACCTACACGGCCAAGACTTCGATCAGAAGTATTATACTAATGACCTGATCGAAGTTGATCAAGACGGTAATTACACAATCAAAGGGCGAAGTGATTTCGTTTTCCAAAAAGCTGCAGAGAATATAAATCCTGAAATCATTGAAGAGAAACTTTCTAAATTCTTCAAGAATATTTATGTGTCACCCTTAAAAAACGAAAGGTATGAAAATCTTATTGCCATTACTTATTGCGATGACATTTCATTAAAAGATGCGCAAGAGACTATTGAGCGAGAGCTTATCTCTTTTGAGAGACCACACCTACTATTTAAGGCCATGGACCTCAAAGACGTGCAAGTGGCGGTGAAAATAAATCGAGAAAAAATAAAAGAGCTCACTAATAAACTCTTTTTAAAATTTGATGAAGAAATTGCAATCAGCGTTCAAGGAAACCCTAATGGTGATCTTATTTTCATTTCTCACGGTTTTATGGGAAATGCACTAGAGCTAGAAGAGGCCACAAATGGCCTGGCAAAGGACTACCTACTTATCTATCTCGACCTACCGGGACACGGAAAGAATTACAAATTAAATTCTCTTAAAACATTTAAGCAACAATTAATTTCTTCTCTTAAGAAAATTGATAGAGATAAGAATGTACATTTCATTACATATTCGATGTCCGGGCGAATCTTTAACGAGATTCTTCGAGACAATGAATTAGCAGATCTTACTAATATTAAGAATTTTATAAATGAAAGCGGCGCTCCAGGATTTCTAGGAAATGAAGAAGAAAGACAAAAACGTCTCGCACATGACTCTGGCCTTTTTGATGGAAAGAATGAAAAAACATTCTTCCGAAATTGGTATGATCAAGGCGTCTTTAAAGGAATGAACGATTGTCTTGGCATAGATGAAATGCTTACTCGCAAAGAGAAAGAATATGTAAAGTACGCTCAAGCCTGGTCTAAGGTATCACCACAACTTTCTGTTGCTATGCAAAGGGACTTAAGAGATCTTAACGAATTACCACAAGGCATCACATATCATTACCTCTGCGGCGCTCTAGATACAAAGTACAAGGCATACTCTAACGCCTACACACAATCTGATCACGTGAAATTTCATAGCTATATAATAGATGATGCTTCTCATAATATACACTTTATGAATAAAGAGACTTATTCAAATCTTCTTAAAAAAATATTCAAATCTTAA